One genomic segment of Pseudorasbora parva isolate DD20220531a chromosome 6, ASM2467924v1, whole genome shotgun sequence includes these proteins:
- the trim101 gene encoding tripartite motif containing 101 encodes MSLPLDIRSDHKDPSMGTLEKQLICPICLDVFTKPVVILPCLHNLCRKCANELYQPSLFQVGIGGRFRCPSCRREVVLDRHGVYGLQRNLLVENIIDVYKQESESSRPPPPKPVEQFNCAEHEDEKLNIYCITCQVPTCSLCKVFGAHKNCQVVPLPDVYQQQKADLSDRVASLVATNDRLQSFVNELEALSRNIEENSRIQKQILSEKFDRMSAILEERRKIMTQQITFEQEEKTGWAQSLLQTYSEHADTNSKLIQEAQNAIEEPEMASFVQTSKDIIERVGIASNCFTLETLVPDYENMDHYNVDFDAEERILHQLDFLEIEEEVEETPDEPESEPESEPEPVLTPESDREPDQDLKSEASEVTNPTPETLEDTWGQVDGCGDIRKVSVCEKNSLSTSQVVTLVLYFLAFLVILQRIWGSIQCLIFI; translated from the exons ATGTCTCTTCCACTGGATATACGCTCTGACCACAAAGACCCCTCGATGGGGACGCTGGAAAAACAACTCATCTGTCCCATTTGCCTGGACGTGTTTACGAAACCAGTCGTTATTCTGCCCTGTCTGCACAACCTCTGTCGCAAGTGTGCCAATGAACTCTACCAG CCATCTCTCTTCCAGGTTGGAATTGGAGGCCGTTTCCGTTGCCCTTCCTGTCGGCGTGAGGTTGTCTTGGATCGTCATGGAGTTTATGGACTGCAGCGCAATTTACTGGTGGAGAACATTATTGATGTTTACAAACAGGAGTCTGAAAG CTCTAGGCCTCCACCACCGAAGCCTGTTGAACAGTTTAACTGTGCAGAGCATGAAGATGAGAAGCTGAATATTTATTGCATCACGTGCCAGGTGCCCACCTGCTCTCTCTGTAAGGTGTTTGGGGCACACAAGAACTGTCAAGTAGTTCCCCTACCTGATGTTTACCAGCAGCAGAAG GCTGATCTCAGTGACAGAGTTGCTTCATTGGTTGCCACAAACGACCGTCTTCAGTCATTTGTTAATGAACTAGAGGCACTCAGCAGGAACATAGAG GAAAACAGCAGGATTCAGAAACAGATTCTGTCTGAGAAATTTGATCGCATGTCTGCCATTCTGGAGGAACGTCGAAAGATCATGACCCAACAAATCACTTTTGAGCAGGAAGAAAAGACTGGCTGGGCCCAATCTTTACTGCAAACCTACAGTGAGCATGCAGACACAAACTCAAAGTTGATCCAGGAAGCTCAGAATGCCATAGAGGAGCCCGAGATGGCTTCTTTTGTCCAG ACCTCAAAAGATATTATTGAGAG GGTTGGTATAGCATCTAATTGCTTCACTCTGGAAACCCTGGTTCCTGATTATGAGAACATGGATCACTACAATGTGGATTTCGATGCAGAAGAGAGAATTCTGCACCAGCTGGATTTCTTGGAGA TTGAAGAAGAGGTGGAGGAAACACCAGATGAACCTGAGTCAGAACCTGAATCGGAACCTGAACCAGTGCTGACCCCGGAATCTGACCGTGAACCAGATCAGGATCTGAAATCAGAGGCTTCTGAGGTGACGAATCCCACACCGGAGACACTGGAGGACACTTGGGGACAAGTAGACGGCTGTGGAGACATCAGAAAAGTGTCTGTTTGTGAGAAGAATAGCTTAAGCACTTCACAG GTTGTCACTCTAGTCCTTTATTTCCTGGCCTTTCTGGTCATCCTACAGCGAATATGGGGAAGCATTCAGTGTCTTATTTTTATATAG
- the tpd52l2b gene encoding tpd52 like 2b isoform X4 encodes MDSANQDINLNSPHKGLGSDSLSDVPDERGAAAVSPETLPPGLTEEEAEELRLELTKVEEEITTLRQVLSAKERHASELKRKLGLSPLNEFKQNITKSWQDVQTSNAYKKTQETLSQAGQKTSAALSTVGTAISRKLGDMRALPFSNSFGSNYSIRHSISMPTMRNSPTFKSFEDKVGNIKYKVVGGKANGENPHSPNESNPVQDNAPF; translated from the exons ATGGATTCCGCCAATCAag ACATCAATCTGAACTCTCCACATAAAGGCCTGGGCTCTGACTCTCTCTCAGACGTTCCTGACGAGAGAGGGGCAGCAGCTGTGAGTCCAGAGACTCTCCCGCCAGGTCTGACAGAGGAGGAGGCAGAGGAACTGAGACTGGAGCTCACCAAG GTTGAGGAGGAGATCACCACCTTACGGCAGGTGCTGTCGGCTAAAGAACGCCATGCGTCGGAGCTGAAGCGTAAACTGGGACTCAGCCCCCTAAACGAGTTCAAACAGAACATCACTAAAAGCTGGCAAGATGTCCAGACCTCAAATGC GTATAAAAAGACACAGGAAACGCTGTCTCAGGCTGGACAGAAGACCTCAGCCGCCCTCTCCACCGTTGGCACGGCCATTAGCAGGAAACTGGGTGACATGAG AGCTCTTCCTTTCTCTAACTCCTTTGG TAGCAACTACTCCATTCGCCATTCAATAAGTATGCCAACTATGAG GAACTCTCCAACCTTCAAATCGTTTGAGGACAAAGTCGGAAACATCAAG TATAAGGTGGTTGGAGGGAAAGCTAATGGTGAAAATCCTCACTCTCCGAACGAGTCAAACCCAGTGCAGGACAACGCTCCATTCTGA
- the tpd52l2b gene encoding tpd52 like 2b isoform X5 yields the protein MDSANQDINLNSPHKGLGSDSLSDVPDERGAAAVSPETLPPGLTEEEAEELRLELTKVEEEITTLRQVLSAKERHASELKRKLGLSPLNEFKQNITKSWQDVQTSNAYKKTQETLSQAGQKTSAALSTVGTAISRKLGDMRALPFSNSFGNYSIRHSISMPTMRNSPTFKSFEDKVGNIKYKVVGGKANGENPHSPNESNPVQDNAPF from the exons ATGGATTCCGCCAATCAag ACATCAATCTGAACTCTCCACATAAAGGCCTGGGCTCTGACTCTCTCTCAGACGTTCCTGACGAGAGAGGGGCAGCAGCTGTGAGTCCAGAGACTCTCCCGCCAGGTCTGACAGAGGAGGAGGCAGAGGAACTGAGACTGGAGCTCACCAAG GTTGAGGAGGAGATCACCACCTTACGGCAGGTGCTGTCGGCTAAAGAACGCCATGCGTCGGAGCTGAAGCGTAAACTGGGACTCAGCCCCCTAAACGAGTTCAAACAGAACATCACTAAAAGCTGGCAAGATGTCCAGACCTCAAATGC GTATAAAAAGACACAGGAAACGCTGTCTCAGGCTGGACAGAAGACCTCAGCCGCCCTCTCCACCGTTGGCACGGCCATTAGCAGGAAACTGGGTGACATGAG AGCTCTTCCTTTCTCTAACTCCTTTGG CAACTACTCCATTCGCCATTCAATAAGTATGCCAACTATGAG GAACTCTCCAACCTTCAAATCGTTTGAGGACAAAGTCGGAAACATCAAG TATAAGGTGGTTGGAGGGAAAGCTAATGGTGAAAATCCTCACTCTCCGAACGAGTCAAACCCAGTGCAGGACAACGCTCCATTCTGA
- the tpd52l2b gene encoding tpd52 like 2b isoform X2, which translates to MDSANQDINLNSPHKGLGSDSLSDVPDERGAAAVSPETLPPGLTEEEAEELRLELTKVEEEITTLRQVLSAKERHASELKRKLGLSPLNEFKQNITKSWQDVQTSNAYVSASATLDDITSSEVYKKTQETLSQAGQKTSAALSTVGTAISRKLGDMRALPFSNSFGNYSIRHSISMPTMRNSPTFKSFEDKVGNIKYKVVGGKANGENPHSPNESNPVQDNAPF; encoded by the exons ATGGATTCCGCCAATCAag ACATCAATCTGAACTCTCCACATAAAGGCCTGGGCTCTGACTCTCTCTCAGACGTTCCTGACGAGAGAGGGGCAGCAGCTGTGAGTCCAGAGACTCTCCCGCCAGGTCTGACAGAGGAGGAGGCAGAGGAACTGAGACTGGAGCTCACCAAG GTTGAGGAGGAGATCACCACCTTACGGCAGGTGCTGTCGGCTAAAGAACGCCATGCGTCGGAGCTGAAGCGTAAACTGGGACTCAGCCCCCTAAACGAGTTCAAACAGAACATCACTAAAAGCTGGCAAGATGTCCAGACCTCAAATGC ATATGTTTCAGCTTCTGCCACTCTGGATGACATTACCAGCTCTGAAGT GTATAAAAAGACACAGGAAACGCTGTCTCAGGCTGGACAGAAGACCTCAGCCGCCCTCTCCACCGTTGGCACGGCCATTAGCAGGAAACTGGGTGACATGAG AGCTCTTCCTTTCTCTAACTCCTTTGG CAACTACTCCATTCGCCATTCAATAAGTATGCCAACTATGAG GAACTCTCCAACCTTCAAATCGTTTGAGGACAAAGTCGGAAACATCAAG TATAAGGTGGTTGGAGGGAAAGCTAATGGTGAAAATCCTCACTCTCCGAACGAGTCAAACCCAGTGCAGGACAACGCTCCATTCTGA
- the tpd52l2b gene encoding tpd52 like 2b isoform X1: protein MDSANQDINLNSPHKGLGSDSLSDVPDERGAAAVSPETLPPGLTEEEAEELRLELTKVEEEITTLRQVLSAKERHASELKRKLGLSPLNEFKQNITKSWQDVQTSNAYVSASATLDDITSSEVYKKTQETLSQAGQKTSAALSTVGTAISRKLGDMRALPFSNSFGSNYSIRHSISMPTMRNSPTFKSFEDKVGNIKYKVVGGKANGENPHSPNESNPVQDNAPF from the exons ATGGATTCCGCCAATCAag ACATCAATCTGAACTCTCCACATAAAGGCCTGGGCTCTGACTCTCTCTCAGACGTTCCTGACGAGAGAGGGGCAGCAGCTGTGAGTCCAGAGACTCTCCCGCCAGGTCTGACAGAGGAGGAGGCAGAGGAACTGAGACTGGAGCTCACCAAG GTTGAGGAGGAGATCACCACCTTACGGCAGGTGCTGTCGGCTAAAGAACGCCATGCGTCGGAGCTGAAGCGTAAACTGGGACTCAGCCCCCTAAACGAGTTCAAACAGAACATCACTAAAAGCTGGCAAGATGTCCAGACCTCAAATGC ATATGTTTCAGCTTCTGCCACTCTGGATGACATTACCAGCTCTGAAGT GTATAAAAAGACACAGGAAACGCTGTCTCAGGCTGGACAGAAGACCTCAGCCGCCCTCTCCACCGTTGGCACGGCCATTAGCAGGAAACTGGGTGACATGAG AGCTCTTCCTTTCTCTAACTCCTTTGG TAGCAACTACTCCATTCGCCATTCAATAAGTATGCCAACTATGAG GAACTCTCCAACCTTCAAATCGTTTGAGGACAAAGTCGGAAACATCAAG TATAAGGTGGTTGGAGGGAAAGCTAATGGTGAAAATCCTCACTCTCCGAACGAGTCAAACCCAGTGCAGGACAACGCTCCATTCTGA
- the tpd52l2b gene encoding tpd52 like 2b isoform X3, which produces MDSANQDINLNSPHKGLGSDSLSDVPDERGAAAVSPETLPPGLTEEEAEELRLELTKVEEEITTLRQVLSAKERHASELKRKLGLSPLNEFKQNITKSWQDVQTSNAYVSASATLDDITSSEVYKKTQETLSQAGQKTSAALSTVGTAISRKLGDMSNYSIRHSISMPTMRNSPTFKSFEDKVGNIKYKVVGGKANGENPHSPNESNPVQDNAPF; this is translated from the exons ATGGATTCCGCCAATCAag ACATCAATCTGAACTCTCCACATAAAGGCCTGGGCTCTGACTCTCTCTCAGACGTTCCTGACGAGAGAGGGGCAGCAGCTGTGAGTCCAGAGACTCTCCCGCCAGGTCTGACAGAGGAGGAGGCAGAGGAACTGAGACTGGAGCTCACCAAG GTTGAGGAGGAGATCACCACCTTACGGCAGGTGCTGTCGGCTAAAGAACGCCATGCGTCGGAGCTGAAGCGTAAACTGGGACTCAGCCCCCTAAACGAGTTCAAACAGAACATCACTAAAAGCTGGCAAGATGTCCAGACCTCAAATGC ATATGTTTCAGCTTCTGCCACTCTGGATGACATTACCAGCTCTGAAGT GTATAAAAAGACACAGGAAACGCTGTCTCAGGCTGGACAGAAGACCTCAGCCGCCCTCTCCACCGTTGGCACGGCCATTAGCAGGAAACTGGGTGACATGAG CAACTACTCCATTCGCCATTCAATAAGTATGCCAACTATGAG GAACTCTCCAACCTTCAAATCGTTTGAGGACAAAGTCGGAAACATCAAG TATAAGGTGGTTGGAGGGAAAGCTAATGGTGAAAATCCTCACTCTCCGAACGAGTCAAACCCAGTGCAGGACAACGCTCCATTCTGA
- the tpd52l2b gene encoding tpd52 like 2b isoform X7: MDSANQDINLNSPHKGLGSDSLSDVPDERGAAAVSPETLPPGLTEEEAEELRLELTKVEEEITTLRQVLSAKERHASELKRKLGLSPLNEFKQNITKSWQDVQTSNAYKKTQETLSQAGQKTSAALSTVGTAISRKLGDMSNYSIRHSISMPTMRNSPTFKSFEDKVGNIKYKVVGGKANGENPHSPNESNPVQDNAPF; the protein is encoded by the exons ATGGATTCCGCCAATCAag ACATCAATCTGAACTCTCCACATAAAGGCCTGGGCTCTGACTCTCTCTCAGACGTTCCTGACGAGAGAGGGGCAGCAGCTGTGAGTCCAGAGACTCTCCCGCCAGGTCTGACAGAGGAGGAGGCAGAGGAACTGAGACTGGAGCTCACCAAG GTTGAGGAGGAGATCACCACCTTACGGCAGGTGCTGTCGGCTAAAGAACGCCATGCGTCGGAGCTGAAGCGTAAACTGGGACTCAGCCCCCTAAACGAGTTCAAACAGAACATCACTAAAAGCTGGCAAGATGTCCAGACCTCAAATGC GTATAAAAAGACACAGGAAACGCTGTCTCAGGCTGGACAGAAGACCTCAGCCGCCCTCTCCACCGTTGGCACGGCCATTAGCAGGAAACTGGGTGACATGAG CAACTACTCCATTCGCCATTCAATAAGTATGCCAACTATGAG GAACTCTCCAACCTTCAAATCGTTTGAGGACAAAGTCGGAAACATCAAG TATAAGGTGGTTGGAGGGAAAGCTAATGGTGAAAATCCTCACTCTCCGAACGAGTCAAACCCAGTGCAGGACAACGCTCCATTCTGA
- the tpd52l2b gene encoding tpd52 like 2b isoform X6, whose translation MDSANQDINLNSPHKGLGSDSLSDVPDERGAAAVSPETLPPGLTEEEAEELRLELTKVEEEITTLRQVLSAKERHASELKRKLGLSPLNEFKQNITKSWQDVQTSNAYVSASATLDDITSSEVYKKTQETLSQAGQKTSAALSTVGTAISRKLGDMRNSPTFKSFEDKVGNIKYKVVGGKANGENPHSPNESNPVQDNAPF comes from the exons ATGGATTCCGCCAATCAag ACATCAATCTGAACTCTCCACATAAAGGCCTGGGCTCTGACTCTCTCTCAGACGTTCCTGACGAGAGAGGGGCAGCAGCTGTGAGTCCAGAGACTCTCCCGCCAGGTCTGACAGAGGAGGAGGCAGAGGAACTGAGACTGGAGCTCACCAAG GTTGAGGAGGAGATCACCACCTTACGGCAGGTGCTGTCGGCTAAAGAACGCCATGCGTCGGAGCTGAAGCGTAAACTGGGACTCAGCCCCCTAAACGAGTTCAAACAGAACATCACTAAAAGCTGGCAAGATGTCCAGACCTCAAATGC ATATGTTTCAGCTTCTGCCACTCTGGATGACATTACCAGCTCTGAAGT GTATAAAAAGACACAGGAAACGCTGTCTCAGGCTGGACAGAAGACCTCAGCCGCCCTCTCCACCGTTGGCACGGCCATTAGCAGGAAACTGGGTGACATGAG GAACTCTCCAACCTTCAAATCGTTTGAGGACAAAGTCGGAAACATCAAG TATAAGGTGGTTGGAGGGAAAGCTAATGGTGAAAATCCTCACTCTCCGAACGAGTCAAACCCAGTGCAGGACAACGCTCCATTCTGA
- the tpd52l2b gene encoding tpd52 like 2b isoform X8: protein MDSANQDINLNSPHKGLGSDSLSDVPDERGAAAVSPETLPPGLTEEEAEELRLELTKVEEEITTLRQVLSAKERHASELKRKLGLSPLNEFKQNITKSWQDVQTSNAYKKTQETLSQAGQKTSAALSTVGTAISRKLGDMRNSPTFKSFEDKVGNIKYKVVGGKANGENPHSPNESNPVQDNAPF, encoded by the exons ATGGATTCCGCCAATCAag ACATCAATCTGAACTCTCCACATAAAGGCCTGGGCTCTGACTCTCTCTCAGACGTTCCTGACGAGAGAGGGGCAGCAGCTGTGAGTCCAGAGACTCTCCCGCCAGGTCTGACAGAGGAGGAGGCAGAGGAACTGAGACTGGAGCTCACCAAG GTTGAGGAGGAGATCACCACCTTACGGCAGGTGCTGTCGGCTAAAGAACGCCATGCGTCGGAGCTGAAGCGTAAACTGGGACTCAGCCCCCTAAACGAGTTCAAACAGAACATCACTAAAAGCTGGCAAGATGTCCAGACCTCAAATGC GTATAAAAAGACACAGGAAACGCTGTCTCAGGCTGGACAGAAGACCTCAGCCGCCCTCTCCACCGTTGGCACGGCCATTAGCAGGAAACTGGGTGACATGAG GAACTCTCCAACCTTCAAATCGTTTGAGGACAAAGTCGGAAACATCAAG TATAAGGTGGTTGGAGGGAAAGCTAATGGTGAAAATCCTCACTCTCCGAACGAGTCAAACCCAGTGCAGGACAACGCTCCATTCTGA